From Coturnix japonica isolate 7356 chromosome 1, Coturnix japonica 2.1, whole genome shotgun sequence, the proteins below share one genomic window:
- the LOC107307013 gene encoding keratin, type I cytoskeletal 9-like, with product MRHGTGPGTGSEAGGVPGSSAATKSLPAPEPGLLRAWSSGGRCRSGTGRQRRSGGIQPGGTGTQVATADSSSGGGGGGGGWGFPAELPQHRQPR from the coding sequence ATGAGACACGGCACCGGCCCCGGCACCGGGAGCGAGGCGGGCGGCGTCCCCGGCTCCTCGGCGGCGACCAAGAGTTTGCCGGCTCCCGAGCCCGGCCTCCTGCGCGCCTGGAGCAGCGGCGGCCGCTGCCGCAGCGGCACCGGCAGGCAGCGGAGAAGCGGCGGCATCCAGCCCGGCGGCACCGGCACCCAGGTGGCCACCGCGGACAGcagcagcggcggcggcggcggcggtggcggcTGGGGCTTCCCCGCCGAGCTCCCGCAGCATCGGCAGCCCAGGTAA